In a genomic window of Periophthalmus magnuspinnatus isolate fPerMag1 chromosome 3, fPerMag1.2.pri, whole genome shotgun sequence:
- the LOC117393811 gene encoding sodium/potassium/calcium exchanger 2-like, translated as MGAYPRRRLRFGRVLVFIVCLVLVSVYILSLKLQDPDLDPVHLRVRDMDQDLNPDLKQDQDPEQFSNGVSNLKKNMEQVQTSPPVVIQVNRTDIQTCVYVDKPEATDPPPTNRATKSKGEYPVDLFSLEQRQHGWVVLHLFGMIYMFVALAIVCDEFFVPALEVITEKLEISDDVAGATFMAAGGSAPELFTSLIGVFIARSNIGIGTIVGSAVFNILFVIGMCAIFSREMLHLTWWPLFRDVSFYILDLMMLIVFFLDNAIRWWESALLVLGYISYVAFMKFNAQIEKAVKTHCSRHKNTVQVWRADETNKVRTLQNIRTEEHNIIREEIEEKKMQRRGSDDHMMEKRGSDGAEDAEVTEAPPPPPAPAPEPEPKPTVDPEPQSPKIRRTSDPQMDRSKIKTRPALQRGGSTASLHNASMRNTIFQLMIHTLDPLNEDLSLNGDVKTGQRRVRSRVQPLSTALAETEENTASEDGDQNAQCDLPVPEPSTSHKVLEKTTEPPHETKIPEESEPSSRSSCSSCSDDEEEEEDGEAEEEEEIAPLSLDWPQTLSKQVSYLLLLPIIFPLWVTLPDVRNSASKRYFAMTFVGSILWIGIFSYLMVWWAHQVGETVGISEEIMGLTILAAGTSIPDLITSVIVARKGLGDMAVSSSVGSNIFDITVGLPVPWLLFSLTHDGESVAVRSNGLFCAIVLLFLMLLFVIASIAACRWKMSRKLGFTMFLLYFLFLVLSVLLQNRILTCPVSV; from the exons ATGGGGGCTTATCCGAGGAGGAGACTGCGCTTCGGTAGAGTCCTGGTTTTCATAGtctgtctggtcctggtttcggTCTACATTTTGTCCCTGAAACTTCAAGACCCGGATCTAGACCCAGTTCACCTGAGAGTCCGAGATATGGACCAGGATTTGAACCCGGATCTCAAACAGGACCAG GACCCAGAGCAGTTTTCAAATGGAGTCTCTAATCTAAAGAAGAATATGGAACAAGTCCAGACCAGTCCTCCTGTGGTGATCCAAGTGAATCGGACGGATATTCAgacctgtgtgtatgtggacaaACCAGAAGCTACTGACCCTCCTCCCACCAACCGAGCCACcaagag TAAAGGCGAGTACCCGGTGGATCTGTTCTCGCTCGAGCAGAGGCAACATGGATGGGTTGTGCTTCACCTTTTTGGGATGATCTACATGTTCGTTGCCTTGGCGATTGTTTGTGATGAGTTCTTCGTTCCTGCTTTGGAAGTCATCACAGAAAAACTAGAAATCTCTGATGACGTCGCAGGGGCGACTTTCATGGCAGCCGGCGGATCTGCTCCCGAACTCTTCACCTCTCTGATCGGAGTGTTCATTGCTCGCTCCAACATCGGGATCGGAACCATCGTCGGATCAGCCGTTTTTAACATCCTGTTTGTGATTGGAATGTGCGCAATCTTCTCCCGGGAGATGCTGCATTTGACCTGGTGGCCGCTCTTCAGAGACGTGTCCTTCTACATCCTCGACCTGATGATGCTTATCGTGTTTTTTCTGGACAACGCCATCCGGTGGTGGGAAAGTGCATTGCTGGTGTTGGGGTACATCAGCTATGTGGCGTTTATGAAGTTTAATGCTCAGATTGAGAAGGCAGTGaagactcactgcagcagacACAAGAACACAGTGCAAGTATGGAGAGCCGACGAGACCAACAAGGTCAGGACTCTACAGAATATAAGGACAGAAGAGCATAACATCAtaagagaggagatagaggagaagaagatgcagaggagagggtcagatgaccACATGAtggagaagagagggtcagatggagcagaggatgcagag GTAAccgaagcccctccccctccccctgctcctgcCCCTGAACCTGAGCCCAAACCCACAGTTGACCCAGAGCCTCAAAGTCCTAAGATCAGGCGGACCTCAGACCCTCAGATGGACCGAAGCAAAATCAAG ACGCGCCCGGCTCTGCAGAGAGGTGGCAGCACTGCGTCGCTCCATAATGCTTCAATGAGAAACACCATCTTCCAGCTCATGATCCACACACTGGACCCATTGAATGAGG ACTTGTCTTTGAATGGTGATGTGAAGACTGGACAGAGGAGAG TGCGGAGCAGAGTGCAGCCCCTGAGCACAGCGttagcagagacagaggagaacacTGCCTCAGAGG ATGGAGACCAGAACGCTCAGTGTGATCTTCCTGTACCAGAGCCATCCACATCTCACAAAGTCCTAGAGAAAACCACAGAACCACCACACGAGACCAAG ATCCCAGAGGAGAGTGAGCCGAGTTCACGCAGCAGCTGTTCCTCCTGCtctgatgatgaagaggaggaagaggatggagaggcagaggaggaggaggagatcgCCCCCTTGAGTCTGGACTGGCCCCAGACCTTGTCCAAACAGGTGTCATACCTGCTCTTGCTGCCCATCATCTTCCCCCTGTGGGTGACTCTGCCGGACGTCAGGAATTct GCCTCAAAGCGGTACTTTGCCATGACGTTCGTCGGCTCCATCTTGTGGATCGGCATCTTCTCTTACCTCATGGTGTGGTGGGCTCATCAG gtgggGGAGACGGTAGGCATTTCGGAGGAGATCATGGGGCTAACCATCCTGGCAGCAGGCACCTCCATCCCCGACCTTATCACCAGCGTCATCGTGGCCCGGAAAGGCCTGGGCGATATGGCTGTGTCCAGCTCTGTGGGCAGCAACATTTTCGACATCACCGTGGG TCTCCCTGTTCCctggctcctcttctctctgaccCACGATGGAGAGTCGGTGGCGGTCCGGTCTAATGGTCTGTTCTGTGCCATCGTTTTGCTTTTCCTCATGCTGCTCTTCGTGATCGCCTCCATCGCTGCGTGTCGTTGGAAGATGAGCCGCAAACTGGGTTTCACCATGTTCCTCCTCTACTTCCTGTTCCTTGTGCTCAGCGTTCTACTGCAAAACCGCATCCTCACCTGCCCCGTGTctgtttaa